A part of Aegilops tauschii subsp. strangulata cultivar AL8/78 chromosome 2, Aet v6.0, whole genome shotgun sequence genomic DNA contains:
- the LOC109734203 gene encoding heavy metal-associated isoprenylated plant protein 46, translating into MKQKIVIKVSMSCDKSRSKAMTMVAKANGVSSVGITGDSKDMLEVVGNGVDPVCLVGCLRKKYHDVHLVKVEEVKDDKKKDEKEDPPPYWYHHPYGPYPPHMVVCDEPTTPCAIM; encoded by the exons ATGAAG cAAAAGATTGTGATCAAGGTGAGCATGTCATGCGACAAGAGCCGGTCGAAAGCCATGACGATGGTCGCCAAAGCGAACG GGGTGAGCTCGGTGGGGATAACCGGCGACAGCAAGGACATGCTGGAGGTGGTCGGCAACGGCGTCGACCCGGTGTGCCTCGTCGGCTGCCTCCGCAAGAAGTACCACGACGTTCACCTCGTCAAGGTGGAGGAGGTGAAGGACGACAAGAAGAAGGATGAGAAGGAGGACCCGCCGCCGTACTGGTACCACCACCCATATGGGCCATACCCGCCTCACATGGTCGTGTGCGACGAGCCCACCACCCCCTGCGCCATCATGTAA
- the LOC109734204 gene encoding heavy metal-associated isoprenylated plant protein 46, protein MKQKMVIRVHMTCDKCRSKAMGLVASIYGVERVEIQGDDRDRLAVVGDGVDAANLTACLRKKVGNADLLTVEAVVPEKKPAPASETTEAPWYPGYYSWPAGAYSHCYPYTYTM, encoded by the exons ATGAAG CAAAAGATGGTGATCAGGGTGCACATGACGTGCGACAAATGCCGGTCCAAGGCAATGGGCTTGGTTGCCTCCATATACG GAGTGGAGCGTGTGGAGATACAAGGCGACGACAGGGACCGGCTGGCGGTGGTCGGCGACGGGGTGGACGCCGCCAACCTCACGGCCTGCCTTCGGAAGAAGGTGGGGAACGCGGACCTCCTCACAGTGGAGGCGGTCGTTCCCGAGAAGAAGCCGGCACCGGCATCGGAGACCACCGAGGCTCCGTGGTATCCCGGCTACTACTCCTGGCCGGCAGGGGCCTACTCCCACTGCTATCCGTACACGTACACCATGTAG